A window of Gloeocapsa sp. PCC 73106 contains these coding sequences:
- a CDS encoding IS701 family transposase, with protein MPSRYQKQSLESILGLLLEATGIASQKHCKGKAPASISRFLNQYCWSTRSLIRSLRSWILEQLISHVPKGRKPHLQVIIDLTTLEKKGKFKAFEQLIRVYHGKRGLHLVVLYLVMGNWRIPWSYRVYRGKGHPSPAELGRRLLKSLPKKMRKTFKIMVLADSAFGSVAFLTTIRRLKLYAIVGVPKTRKLVDGRSLAQLHKGGQHLYLKDLPFPVSIAHYYFTRDDGRKVKRYLISTRQLKPSTIVWWGKRRWQIEGWFKTIKHRFSLHRFGQSTLLGVHRWLVLCLISFVLALWGYWISGLSSQPDWGLAAQTALEFFFPTLVLSILLLDIEKKRSLANKHGIDIQISRWNI; from the coding sequence ATGCCCAGCAGATATCAAAAACAGTCTCTTGAATCTATATTGGGATTATTATTAGAAGCTACAGGTATAGCATCTCAAAAACATTGTAAAGGCAAAGCTCCTGCCTCAATCTCTAGATTTCTCAATCAGTATTGTTGGTCTACTCGTTCTCTAATTAGAAGTTTACGTAGTTGGATTCTAGAACAATTAATTTCTCATGTTCCCAAAGGAAGAAAACCTCATTTACAGGTAATTATCGATTTAACAACTTTGGAAAAAAAAGGAAAATTCAAAGCTTTTGAGCAATTAATTCGGGTCTATCATGGCAAAAGAGGTTTACACTTAGTAGTATTGTATTTAGTTATGGGTAATTGGCGTATCCCTTGGAGTTATCGAGTGTACAGAGGAAAAGGACATCCATCTCCGGCTGAACTAGGACGACGTCTGTTGAAAAGCTTACCAAAAAAGATGAGAAAAACCTTTAAAATTATGGTTTTAGCTGACTCAGCTTTTGGCTCTGTAGCTTTTCTCACCACTATTCGACGTCTCAAACTTTATGCCATTGTAGGAGTGCCGAAAACTCGTAAGTTAGTTGATGGTAGAAGTCTAGCTCAATTACATAAAGGAGGACAACACCTTTACTTGAAAGATTTACCCTTTCCCGTCAGTATCGCCCATTACTATTTCACGAGAGATGATGGTCGTAAAGTGAAACGATACTTGATTTCTACCCGTCAACTTAAACCGAGTACTATCGTTTGGTGGGGTAAAAGACGATGGCAAATCGAAGGTTGGTTTAAAACCATTAAACATCGATTTAGCCTTCATCGTTTTGGACAAAGCACTCTATTAGGAGTTCATCGTTGGTTAGTTCTTTGTTTAATTTCTTTCGTTTTGGCGCTTTGGGGATATTGGATAAGTGGTCTGAGTTCTCAACCTGATTGGGGACTAGCTGCTCAAACAGCTCTAGAATTTTTCTTCCCGACTCTGGTGCTTTCTATCTTACTACTTGATATAGAAAAAAAGCGATCGCTTGCTAATAAACACGGAATTGATATTCAGATCTCTAGGTGGAACATATGA